The sequence TGCGGACGCTGGCGCAGGCGGCGCGGCTGCTCCGCGACGCCCGGCAACTGGGGCGCTATGGCATCGCGGTGACAGAGCCCGTGCTGGACTACGAGCGGCTGCTCGAGCGCGTGCGCGAAGTGTCCGGCGACGTTCGCACCCACGCGGCCCTGCGCGAGCAGATCGCCGCGGCGGGGGTCACCGTGCACGAGCACGCCGGCGCCGCGCGCTTCACGGACCCGTACACGCTCGAGACCGGGCGTGGGCTCCGGTTTCGAGCGGAGAAGTTCATCCTCTGCTCCGGCGGCGTGAGCCGGCGCCTCCCCATCCCGGGATTCGAGCTCACGAAGACCCACAGCGATGCGTGGAGCCTGACCGCCGTTCCACCGACGATGCTGGTCGTCGGCGGTGGCGCCACGGGCGTCCAGGTGGCGTCGGTCTTCAATGACTTCGGCACACGGGTGCAGCTCTTCGAGGCGGGAGCACGCATCCTGCCCACCGAGGACGAAGACGTGGCCGCCGCCGTCGCGGAGTCCTTCCGTCAGGCCGGCATGGAGGTGCGCGAGGACTTCGGCAGGATTGAACGCTTCGAAGCGACGCCAGGGGGCGTGCGGATGGTCTTCTCCAAGGATGGTGTGCAGGACAGCGCCGAGGCCGCGCTCGTCGTCGCCGCCGTGGGCTGGATGGCGGACACCTCCGCGCTCAACCTCGCGGCCGCGGGCGTCGAGACCGACCCGCGAGGCTTCGTTCGCGTCGATGCCCAGCTGCGCACCTCCACGCCGCACATCTTCGCCGCCGGAGACGTGACGGGGCGCATGATGCTGGTCCCCCAGGCATTGCAGGACGGGTTCGTGGCGGGCTCCAACGCGGCACGGGCACCGATGATCTCCGTCACGGACGAGGTGAGTCCCATGGGCAGCTTCACCGATCCCGAGTATGCGCAAGCGGGCCTGACCGAAGCGAAGGCACGTCAAACCCACGACGTCGTCGTGGCGGTGGTGCCCTTCGACTCGACGACGCGGACCCTCATCGATGGTCGAACGACCGGGTTCTGCAAGCTCATCGTCGACCGCGCCACGCGGACCATCCTCGGCTGCCACGTGGTGGGAGAGCGCGCGGTCGACCTGGTCCAGACCGCGGCGATCGCCATCGAGGCGGGGATGCGCGTGGAACAACTGGCTCGCATTCCCCTCTCGTTTCCCACCTATACCGGCGTCCTGGGTCGTGCGGCGGCCATCGCGGCCCGCCAGCTCCAGGTCGACGTGGAGCGGTCCCACCTCGCGGAGCTGCTCTGACTCAGCGCGGCCGTTCGGCCAGCACGAGCGGCCGCAGCCGGTGCCCGTCGGGGTCCTCCACCACGAACGTGAACCCGAATGGCATGTCCGTGGGCTGCTGCAACACCTTCAGCCCCAGCCCGG comes from Corallococcus macrosporus and encodes:
- a CDS encoding dihydrolipoyl dehydrogenase family protein; amino-acid sequence: MNDSIPMDVVVIGAGPAGLLAALRAGDLGARTALVTRDEFGGMAAHDGPVPVRTLAQAARLLRDARQLGRYGIAVTEPVLDYERLLERVREVSGDVRTHAALREQIAAAGVTVHEHAGAARFTDPYTLETGRGLRFRAEKFILCSGGVSRRLPIPGFELTKTHSDAWSLTAVPPTMLVVGGGATGVQVASVFNDFGTRVQLFEAGARILPTEDEDVAAAVAESFRQAGMEVREDFGRIERFEATPGGVRMVFSKDGVQDSAEAALVVAAVGWMADTSALNLAAAGVETDPRGFVRVDAQLRTSTPHIFAAGDVTGRMMLVPQALQDGFVAGSNAARAPMISVTDEVSPMGSFTDPEYAQAGLTEAKARQTHDVVVAVVPFDSTTRTLIDGRTTGFCKLIVDRATRTILGCHVVGERAVDLVQTAAIAIEAGMRVEQLARIPLSFPTYTGVLGRAAAIAARQLQVDVERSHLAELL